A window of Branchiostoma floridae strain S238N-H82 chromosome 9, Bfl_VNyyK, whole genome shotgun sequence genomic DNA:
GTGGAATTAGATTGGTCTGTTACACCTGTGATTTGAATTCATGAAATTGGGCAACATTGATTTTATTACACACTGGCTGGTATCTTAACAAATTCTATTATACACGTATATAGTAATGTACAAAACCATGTGTATGGAATTTTTAGTATTATAGCTACATGCTGTCAAAATTCTAAAATCAAGCAGCGAAATTGAACACTTTCTGCCAATTACAGTGTTGAAAGATATTTTGTTCTTGGCAAATTACAGCGATGTTAACACTTAGTCATGCCACTTGAAAACTGATTATCAAAGAAgaacacaggcaaacacacctgtccttagtactgaacaccatccactaATAGGCAAAAAACtgtgtccttggtactgaacaccatccataccaGGCAAAGacacctgtcctttgtgctgaatatCATCCACAAACAGGAAAACatacctgtcattggtgctgaacaccatccaaatacaggtaaacacatctgtccttggtgctgaacaccatccacacacaaacacacctgtccttggcgctgaacacaaccacacacaggtaaacacacctgtccttggtactgaacaccatccacacacaggtaaacacatctgtccttggtgctgaacaccatcgacacacaggtaaacacacttgtccctggtgctgaacaccatcgacacacaggtaaacacacttgtccctggtgctgaacaccatccacacacaaacacacctgtccttggcgctggacacaaccacacacaggtaaacacacctgtccttggtactgaacaccatccacacacaggtaaacacacctgtccttggcgCTGAACACAACCACACataggcaaacacacctgtccctggtactgaacacttttcacacacaggaaaacacacctgtccttggtgcacACATACATTGCATATCATGTATACTATGTACCTTGCATCTCACTATACTTTTCCTCTGGCCTGAGCTTGGTGCAGTACAGATGGGGACCACTCTTGAAGAAGCCTGTCTTCATCACCACACGGTCTGCTATCTCCCCTAGTCTCTCCATCACATTCACATTCTTACTGTGAGGGGGAAACAATAGAATCAGTCAGataggtgggaggggggcatagacCAATTCTACtttctttttcacaatttttttttatcatttgatgAAAGTTGTCATGTGGACAATAAACTCTTCATAGCACATCTTTAATTGGATATTTCATGCATAAAATGATTGAAATCGTATTTACAATCTATGTttaatgtaaaatttgtctgctGAATCACATATACTAGCCACTTTGAAAAACAGTGCAATTTCTAGTGTAGCACTTgatatacacaatgtagataTGCAGGAGTGCATTACATATACTGGGggatgtacagtacatgtatatacaatgtattttttcagTGTGGCAGATATATGTAACCTGGGGAATTATGTTGGTAAACGTTATCAGCTACAATATTTGTACCAATTTGAAAGACATTGTGCGATTTTTTAGACaacgaaacaaacaaaagcatcATGCAAGACAGGAATATTTTGCCATACATCCACAAACTTAAAGCTTGAATTGGGACATTAACTTCTGTTGCACAACATCATGCAAACATTATTGAAACATGCTGCATCATAAACATAAAACGTACATGCTGCaaattttgcaacaaaattATAAAAGTTATAAAGTGGAGTTGGGTTGGGTAGGGTTGGGTAGGGAGCAAACATTAgtttaaccctctcagcacgagaagccactatcatggctttcccataggacacgagaagccatgatcgtggcttcaggtttgattccggcgggaaattcaaactgactactgtgaaatgggaaatttggcagagtctgccaatcaggatgcttgtatctttgaccaaccagaagggatctagcatttgagccctgtttctgaggcctccagcgtgtgttttggcttcagttttctacaggtttatttagtaaatttagcagaaatggagacagtttggtggataattttgttggaggcttacaggagtgaagacagggaaatccttgagggacagtaaggcaaacacccagctgtttttgttgagatcaaatgagctgatatcaccgtgtctaatgagttctacatgcatgcttccttgttgtttttcttggggcaGAAGGAGGTCCAGGTCAGGTCAAATAGGTCACTGgtccaaattgacattttatatactctgatacctgtttctctacccaagtcatagtaaatggatttatttgactccctgatatgtggagaacatccagaaaaataatttgccgtttagcacaaggcatattcattattttaatagtacaactacaggtgtggggaggggggcacaactgtttattggggtaacatttgtttgtcaacactgaacttatttgaaatcatgctttgatttttagtttttggtcattctaacagcataccagcattgtgtatgtatggttgagtatttctacatagttttatgataaatgacacaaaaaactcagcccctagccaaatattttcttttgtgaaactttttttgggagtgatgcaaatgtgtttttgagtggtttccatgacgattgctgtcctcagattgatggtatgatatttattttgcttgttttggaaaggccattctgtaagctttccagcaatatatagttttcctaatctactccttacataacagctgtaataataatacacaaaaagtactaattgacacctgtatagactgaaattatatgtcgtatatggtatacaggaaaaaattttatgacgtgttgagagggttaagGATGCagcgagggggaggggggcgatgtcAGTTGCATTCTGGGAAATTATGCCAAACAATGTGTAAACAAAAATGTTCATAAAAGGTACATGTTGCAAATTTAgacacaaaatcacaaaaactACAAAGTGTGGTTGAgcaaggggggaggggggcaatgtcAGTTGCATTCTGGGAAATGATGCCAAACAAAGGGTAGATGAAGACTGGGGTTGTCCCAATTCATGCCGCTCTTGACCTCTTGGTGAACCTGGCCATATCCCAGGCGATGTACTGGATGGCGTGCTGCGGAGGCAGGAACTGGTTCAGGTAGTTGATCGCGGAGACCAGCTCTTCCGTCAGCACGCTCTCGTGCTTTCTCTTCTCGCGTTTCTGCAAACAGAACAGGTGGTTAGTCCATTACTGGCAGGCATGCTTGCttactgcagcgccacctagctgcCAGAAGTAGCACTTCAGCCTGGAGGATGGTACCAGATAGGCAACTGAAATCGTGGCTATTACAATGTAGGAAAAATTCGGTGATTAATAATTTTATAATTTGCGAATGAATTCTAAAGTTTCgattatgattgacagctatCTAAACCGTACTTGCAATTTCATATTCAAGTTCAAAATATACACAGCAGATAAGAAGTTGTTAATGTTACAGTACTGAAAATGGTTGAATGTAGACATGTTTACAGTATTATGtgttaacaatatttttttagcTCTTCCATGTACCTTCACTAAGTTGAGAATGATAACTGGGGCTCCGTATCTCTTCATCATGTCGTTGAAGTGTAGACCAGCAACACAGGTGTATGGATCAGCTAAGTCCACTGAAAATCATAATTATGTATTATGACATGTAAtttaatacaatacaattataAATCATACATTCTAGAATGATTGAACAATTCAAAAAGCTATCTTCAACAGTACATTCAATAGCAAATACAATGGCACAAGATTTCGAATGTACATAAAATTATTTCACCTGTCTATTTCAGATATAGAAAAACTAGAGTCACAGAAAactttggaaaaaaacacacactcacacaatgtcaaatccccccccccccaacaaaaacaaacaatattcaCACACACCTAACACTAAGTTTTCTTGTAAGCTTGTAGTGCATTGTTGAAAAGACAAAAGTTTCAATGATCACATGACAAGTGTACGCTATGTGCTACATACTTCTGACCAGCTGCAGTTCTTTGAATATAAGATAGGTGTCCTCACTGAATAAAGGTCTTTTTTTACTTACAGCCAATGGGAGGTTTGGGCATCATGGTGGTGATGTCCTGTGACCAGTATAGCGGCACGGAGCCCCTCATCTGCACGTACGCGGTATACCGTCCGCTGCCCAGCGACAGCACTGAGGCATCGTGGACTATCTGCTCCGTCTCCACCTCATTGGCTACCTGACCCTGATGATTGACATGTTCAATACTTATTCAGTTACAACAGGGACTAATGAAATTAGCAGTCTAGTTCTCTTGAGAACACAGAgtcacaatactgtaaatgcagaaatgtttgcggtggataaatgtccgcgaacttaaaaccaccgtgaacatttttctattatggtattagactgcagtttatggtgttaccgtgaacttaaaaccaccgcgaaaagtcttttttcctgctgccgcaaaattaaatccccgcgaacttaaatgcatttacagtatattgggTCATTGTATACAGTCACTTGTTTTATGAAAAGGGATGACACAATCATGTCAACGATTTAGTGATTAGATACATTACTATAgatctacatttttgtacagcatacatttgtagcttAGTTTACATTATGTTTAacttttctttaaatgataaacTAAGACAGCTAAGACTAAGTGAGATTTAGTGAGAACATGACAATAGATTTAATGGTAAGCATTTACTTTTGTGCTTAAGTGATATGGCTCTTGCCTTTAGTTAGTAGCAAGTGATATTCTAAGCCTTTGATAATAACAGCAAAACTACAGCATGTAGTCCATGTGAgtttctttgtattttaaaCCTTGTACTAATAAACTGccttggtgtaacacaccaagtTTGGACTGTAaaatacaagctgcatatccagacagattaaTTTTATCCACTCACTCAGGGAAGGGCCCGTACTCTGCGTGGTAGGATTTTAAAGTGCTTGAGGTGTGACTGAATGTCTAAAACATGGGACTTCTGGCTTTTCGTCCCATCTGAGATCCGTCCCTAACCACAGATACCTATATATAGATTTGCTACTCATAAGTGCCTTTTCTAGTGGACAACATGTACATCGGGGCCTGTTAGGGATTCAaaccagaacctttagattatGAGTCAAACACCCTATCCCCCAGACAACCTTACCACCCATCGTAGAGTACAGGCCATGAAATACGCATCAAGTTTTACAAAACGTCCTGAGAAATTTTGCAGAACGCACTGCATAATTTTATGTTACGCGATgtaaaattttgcagaatgCATCGAAAGTTTTGCGTCAGCTCCTGCAAAATTTTGCACAATGTTGAGCGAAATTTGATGCATATTTTGCAGCCTGTACTGTACATCTCTGAAGGACTCACCTCACAGTTTGCCCCCCTCTTTAAGAACCTGGTCCCAGCAAAGAGGATGGAGCGGCGAGCGATCAGAGTGATGAAGACGGGGCggccatacacacacacatctgaCAATACTCATCAAGGTTCAACTTTCAAATAGTGGACGTGGGCAAGATTGAATGTGGCAGCTTACTTGGATAAGAAACAAAGCATTGTTCAATGTCTAAACAAATGAAGGaaatatcaaatacatgtacagtacttttagATAATTATCATAGTACCACAAAAATCAtcaattgaaaatacatttaaaaaattacaacatgaccaggacaacaacaacaaaacagaatTCTTGCTGCAGTAATAGTGTCAGCCAccaggaggccccaaatcaaaCATAACCGACGGTCCGTGCATCAAGGCAAACACAACTACCCATGTCCCAAATATCAATGCAATGATTATCCATCCAGAGATTCTTAAGATattcaaatacacacacacacacacacaaacacacacacatgcatgtatatgtcacaggggagattggaatccaggaggattcggaatcctcctaggggagattggaattccaatctcccctaggggagatcagaattccaatctcccctaggagaatctggaatcctcctaggggagattggaattccaatctcccctaggggagattagaatCCTTCTGGAGTTCTACTGGGATTCCAATcactcctaggagagattggaattctaccaggaTCATCTTTGAATCTACCATGAAtggattcaaagtttcaaacaatgcaacaaaggATTTATAATTATTTCTAAGAATAAATCATCATATCTTATGCTTCATATCTAACACTTATCATTTTTGCTGACAATCTAAGGTTAAGAATGCTTCTCTATAGTGTACAATAGCACCTTATCCTATACTATATTCTATACTATAGCTCATTAAACatcatattttcaaacatttagtaatagaggagaatccagaattctaccaggacaatctttgatgtTACCAATAATCAGAatggatgaaattgttttggaaagTAGACTGAATCATTTGAGTCACTAACTCATAATTATATAAcggtatgcaaatgtcaccaatATGTAAATTAGCACATTTGCATATGCCATTATAAGTTAGTGACTCCATACTTTAGAGGTCATATTCCAATCAAAACCTGCAGTTCAAAATTTGGCAAAATTAACAgctattgagtacatttcagTGTAGTTAACATTGACATAGAATCATTTCGCAactttggaagaacaataacaactgtaaagtgATCAAAGTGCCaaaatgccaaaatatcaatCACAGTTTCAAGATGTTACAGTTTCACACCTATTCAGATCAGTACATTTCACTAGTCAGACTTAAGTGTAGTTaacgttgtagaagtgacacaagtttggTATCCTTCagtataattgtaaaagtgacaatagtgTAACATCCTTGAGTATAGTTctggtagaattccaatctctccttagctaggagaattcttgattctcctaggggagattggaattgcAGTAGAATGACAGAAGAATTTCAATGTCCCCTAGGGAATCTGGAATGCCCCTAGGGGAGACTGGAAATACAGAAGAATTCCAatttcccctaggggagattagaattccaatctcccctagggggattcagaatcctcctaggggagactggaattctgatctcccctaggggagattggaattccaatctcccctaggaggattccgaatccccctggattccaatctcccctgtgacatatacatagtAGAAACTATACCTCCATCTTTCATGAGCGAATCAAGGCAATAATTTATACAACCAATCAAAAATACATGTTATCAAAGTCACACTATTGTGGTTTGAGTAACTCCAACTTCACTATACACTAATAGTAAGACATAATACCTGACTTATATACAAGTAATATTTCATAGATGGTTGAAGGATACTAGACTGTGCACAGAAGCCGTGAATGATGGACATTCTCCAGTCTGGGTGGACTCTGTCCTCAAACTTCTCTAACATGTGGCTGTTCCACACGTATTTGTACTCTGGTGAGTTCTGGACACCACAGATATGACCTGGACGGgaaataaacacaaaacaaTGCCACATTCATTTGAATCTACAGACAAATTAAAAATCAATGAGCATTAAAAGCTAATATGTATTTAACATTGACCATAATGACGTAAGCCTCTTTCATACTAAGCGTTGCAAATCGGGATCAGGTAAGTTGGAAACCACAAAAATCCCAGGGCCTACATTCAgccatcctctgtagtaactgctggctcaatcttttcctttgctacgaggggcgttcaataagtaataactctgacccacttccagttgtctgatctagatgaaattttgcatgtgtcatgaatcatatctctatagtttatgttgcaaaaaagagctctgaactaattgtggtttctgatttactggtgtttgaactgagttaggtgtgaaatggaccaggtgtaaaatggagccagttgagtgtcgcgcagtgatccggtttttgtatttgaaaggacgcacgccaaaggagacttttgatgaaatgaaagaaacttatggtgatgatgccccatcatatgaccttgtaaaacgctggcatcctgaattcaaacatggccagaagtctgtggaaacagctcccagacctggtcgttcctcttctgccattgatgaggcatctgttggaggaccaacctggggtgtcctacaaaaatggtgtccagagctgcatcaaatgatgggagaaaactctgggtggttcctagcTACTAATACGAAAATAAAAGAATAGCAACCTAACCTTTTTCTAGTTCGATATTTGGCACAGATTCGTCTATCTTCTCATCCCCACTTTCCTCACTGGTTTCAAACACATGGTCCTTGGTCCCTTCCTCTTCTCCATCCTCCTcctcataatcatcatcatcaacatcatcatcatcatcagcggAATCCATCTGTTTGTCGTGTTTCCTGGTACGTCCGAACGGTAGGAAGTTACAAGCAGCAGTCAGGTTGAACTGTAGAGTGTGAGTCAGGTCGTAGCTGTAGCTGTGGAGGtaagagggtaaatgtagtCAGTATCAACTCTTGTATAATTCTACGGGCTACTCTAAGTGAACGCAACAGTGATCTAAAACCAGTTTAGTTCACTGAAGTCTGACGAGCTAATCTTCGTCTacttgtgacagagaagacggATACTATGTACactatttacaggttcattgtaatGGGGCCAATTCCCCTAGCGTTCTTTGAAATGAACAGTGGACGACAATGAAAGTGCTTTTAAACCAGTTTGATCCACTGAAAAGCTTTGTTGCAATCTTCCACTCATCATGAGTCGTGACATATTAGAAGAAAATgctatttacagtatttacaggttcattgtaccagggaaattcccctggCTCTTTTTTAATAAAGCCagatgaacagtggaccacggcttaaaaTGTCCAGTCATAAGAACTGCTACCCTTTCCAGTACAGTCTATGTTGAGTGAGCGACACAGCCCGGAGATTCAAGCTCACAATTTTCCACATTGCTACACAATTCAAGCATTATAGACTCTGAGGTGGGTTGAAGTGAAAGTAGTCATCGTCTAATAAGTTTGTAatgctttttttaaagacagtAACGTATGAGTGACAGCACAATGTGACAATGCTATGGATCAAAAATTGTAGCTAGCCAAATCCAAGTGGACCCAATATATGTGTTGGGTTCATTGCAAAGTCTGAGGTTTGAGATCTACAGGCCCAACAGCTTCACTTCACAAGTCATGTGAAAAGCTCCCTCTAGCAACTATCTGCAGTACTGCATGATACCTGAAGTAGAAGTTGCTGGAAAGGTCCACATTTTGGAAGATCTTGACGTATCGTGACTCGTCAGGGTGAGCGTTCCGCACACTGTCGTTGGGTATGTAGATCATGCTGGTGTCTTCTATCTTGTAGATGGTGTGGCCACCAAGGATTGCAACTCTGTAGGGTAAAGAGaagaaataagtaaaaaaagaagCTTTGGGGGCATCTACACAATTGAGTTCTCTGCAGTAATTATATAACTAATGATACAACTGTTTGTACACATTATGTATATGTGCTAGACAACATATAAattccttcatttttttcatctaaattgtacaatttacatATCAAACTTTTGTTTCAATTGAATATTGTAAAGCTTAAGTTAGCAATCATAACCCTCAGCAAAACATCTCACGCACTCGTTttttgctcactcactcactcttacaCTCACTTACTCTTAACAAATGCACACTCAGTAGCAAACTCATTCAAATTGTACATAAAACATCAACTTTTGTGCAAGTTGAATGTTGTAAAGTTTTGTTAATCAGCAAAACATATCACACACTCGTTCACTCAGTCACTCAATCACTCTCTCTCTTactctcacactcactcatttTTACTAATGCACGAAGTCATTGACACTCCCTTTCACATGACACTTCCTCACTGACTAACTGACTCACTCACACAACAGTACATCAATGTCAGGAATGCTACGTTTTACACTCATTCAAAGCAATCCATATTATAAAGGACTATTGCCATAATGATTGCAGAGGCATATCTTAGAATGACTTACCGTCTTCTCTTGGTGATTAACACAATGTAATAGCCCTCCAGGAATCGGACAAAACCTGTAAGGTTAAGCAAAGATACAACAATATTGTGTCAATGATAGCAAAATAAAATGTTGTAGATAAAATAGTAAAAAAGATGAAATCATAAAGAGTTTAATTTCAATCCTAAATCCTAAGTTTAATAGTGCTGCAGATTAGTTTACATTTTGAGGAACAACATTGTTGTAAACATATTCATCACTTATAAAGAAAAAGTTGTAGGAACAGGAAGACAAAATTGGGGCCAATGGAAAAGTGCAtgaaaatttcaagatttcaCCTTATCATCTGAAAGAAAAACACGTCTTGTCAATGATTATGTCACAATAAGCTCTTGCTTACTCATGCTCAATGATGCAATTTGTCTCACAGAAATCAGTTAGCAGTTAGCCAAATGGGAAAAAGATAAGATGCTACAATAGCCAATGAGGTAAAAGATTAGAAAGCTACATGGAATTGTGCCTGACATTATACTCACCAACAATGCCGAATGCAGACACCGTTCTGGTCAGTCCCGCCCCGCCCTTCTGAGCTGGACGTGTGGCACGGTTTCCTACATCTAACATGGACAACAACTCCCTAACCTCACGCTGGCTGTACTCAACctgcagaaaacaaacaaacagtcataCTTCATTTATAACAATGTTCTGAGTTGGGCGTGTGGCACAGTTTCCTACATCTAACATGGACAACAACTCCCTAACCTCACGCTGGCTGTACTCAACCTGCAGAAAACAGTCATACTTCATTTATAACAATGTTCTGAGCTGGACATGTGGCACAGTTTCCTACATCTAACATGGACAACAACTCCCTAACCTCACGCTGGCTGTCCTCAACCTGCAGAAAACAAACAGTCATACTTCATTTATAACAATGTTCTGAGCTGGACGTGTGGCACGGTTTCCTACATCTAACATGGACAACAACTCCCTAACCTCACGCTGGCTGTACTCAACCTGCAGAAAACAGTCATACTTCATTTATAACAATGTTCTGAGCTGACCGTGTGGCACGGTTTCCTACATCTAACATGGACAACAACTCCCTAACCTCACGCTGGCTGTACGCAACCTGCAGAAAACAAACAGTCATACTTCATTTATAACAATGTTCTGAGCTGACCGTGTGGCACGGTTTCCTACATCTAACATGGACAACAACTCCCTAACCTCACGCTGGCTGTATTCAACctgcagaaaacaaacaaacaaacaaacaaacagtcataCTTCATTTACAACAGTGTTACAAAATTAATGGTCAAGTAGTTAGGTCATGtacaaaaaacaaggttttacCCACAAATTCTGCACATTCAAGTAGTAAAAATTGGAACATTCATACAGAGCCCCCCTTCCCAGTATCGGCATAAAGGTGGGTACCAGgagtgggtacagaaaattcaggtacaggcacgacccaggtccagaagatcaggtccaggtccgtacctgaacctggacGTAATTTTCtctgaaaacttgtgaatgggcgatactaaaaacaatggtccattttgctacaaaagactctgtttggtggagtaccCACTGTCCACTGgggttttaaaatcatataaatcctatcttcatgcaAATAACACTAACTGTCTATGTTTTACACCAAATTTAGCTGCAGAAACTTAGtcaaaatgactatcaactcttctCCACTtcactcttgttcttttcttggaacaGTAAGCCACAAGACATGTAAACGCCTGCCagtataatcagttcattttcgaatcagtcgaacatccagtccactgataTTTTCAGGTCGGGTTtctctggaccggtccaacaataaaaaa
This region includes:
- the LOC118422682 gene encoding polyphosphoinositide phosphatase-like isoform X3 yields the protein MKYDCFLQVEYSQREVRELLSMLDVGNRATRPAQKGGAGLTRTVSAFGIVGFVRFLEGYYIVLITKRRRVAILGGHTIYKIEDTSMIYIPNDSVRNAHPDESRYVKIFQNVDLSSNFYFSYSYDLTHTLQFNLTAACNFLPFGRTRKHDKQMDSADDDDDVDDDDYEEEDGEEEGTKDHVFETSEESGDEKIDESVPNIELEKGHICGVQNSPEYKYVWNSHMLEKFEDRVHPDWRMSIIHGFCAQSNVCVYGRPVFITLIARRSILFAGTRFLKRGANCEGQVANEVETEQIVHDASVLSLGSGRYTAYVQMRGSVPLYWSQDITTMMPKPPIGLDLADPYTCVAGLHFNDMMKRYGAPVIILNLVKKREKRKHESVLTEELVSAINYLNQFLPPQHAIQYIAWDMARFTKSKNVNVMERLGEIADRVVMKTGFFKSGPHLYCTKLRPEEKYSEMQGVTEESGRRQTGVLRTNCVDCLDRTNTAQFVTGKVALAFQLYSLGVLEDPKLEFDTDAIRVFEELYEDMGDTLALQYGGSQLVHSIQSYRKLTPWTSHSRDIMQTLSRYYSNAFSDAEKQSAINLFLGVFLPHEGHANLWDLPTDYYLHHTYSRGDFPRIRRSYTQWWELPVLRALPLPQDEVSRDHRDGQVVHWGSKDDERLDEFSEYYRPFQLTMFEDLFVSNMPHSIKDFMPNPSDPKSDPCPFAVRKTTGKFGFGSGRKAIGATPPTSAAPEDNSSSESDVSSEDDLTSSATPISPLSSSSTHVSFKDLFQTMKETYGVSINNMEAMERKDLSVYRRYVMIGLNASKQFTDPKGVPRARKTLTEFYPTSAFKIDSSREVIPPTVDKRSKKVYEEYLELGKTGHTKPITREDFEVYRGYVSKKYK